From the genome of Xylocopilactobacillus apis:
TCACCGAAAGACTAAGGTTTCCTGGGGAAGGTTCGTCCGCCCAGGGTTAGTCGGGACCTAAGGCGAAGCCGAGAGGCGTAGCTAATGGACAGCAGGTTGATATTCCTGCACTATATATGACTGATTGAGCGAAGGAGTGACGCAGGAGGATAAGTACGCATGCTGATGGATGCATGTCTAAGTATCGAGTCAGGGAGAGAGAGAAAAGCTTTTTTCTGATAATGGTGAGATACGAATGGGAGCGAAATTAAGTAGCGAAGGTACAGATTTCACACTGCCGAGAAAAGCTTCTAGTGAGGGAGTATATACCCGTACCGCAAACCGACACAGGTAGTTGAGGAGAGTATCCTAAGGTGAGCGAGAGAACTCTTGTTAAGGAACTCGGCAAAATGACCCCGTAACTTCGGGAGAAGGGGTGCTGGTTAAGAGATTGATCAGCCGCAGTGAAAAGGCCCAAACAACTGTTTATCAAAAACACAGGTCTCTGCAAAATCGTAAGATGAAGTATAGGGGCTGACGCCTGCCCAGTGCTGGAAGGTTAAGGGGAGCTGTTAAGAGTAATCTGAAGCAGTGAACTGAAGCCCCAGTGAACGGCGGCCGTAACTATAACGGTCCTAAGGTAGCGAAATTCCTTGTCGGGTAAGTTCCGACCCGCACGAAAGGCGTAATGATTTGGGCACTGTCTCAACAAGAGACTCGGTGAATTTATAATACCCGTGAAGATGCGGGTTACCCGCGACAGGACGGAAAGACCCCATGGAGCTTTACTGCAGCTTGATATTGAACATTTGTGTAATCTGTACAGGATAGGTAGGAGTCAAAGAAACTTGGACGTCAGTTTGAGAAGAGACGCTGGTGGGATACTACCCTGATTAGATGAGTGTTCTAACCTACTACGAGAGATAGAGGGACAGTGTCTGGCAGGCAGTTTGACTGGGGCGGTCGCCTCCTAAAGAGTAACGGAGGCGCCCAAAGGTTCCCTCAGAATGGTTGGAAATCATTCGTAGAGTGCAAAGGCAAAAGGGAGCTTGACTGTGAGACAGACAAGTCGAGCAGGGAGGAAACTCGGGCTTAGTGATCCGGTGGTACCGCATGGAAGGGCCATCGCTCAACGGACAAAAGCTACCCTGGGGATAACAGGCTTATCTCCCCAAGAGTTCACATCGACGGGGAGGTTTGGCACCTCGATGTCGGCTCATCGCATCCTGGGGCTGGAGTTGGTCCCAAGGGTTGGGCTGTTCGCCCATTAAAGCGGTACGCGAGCTGGGTTCAGAACGTCGTGAGACAGTTCGGTCCCTATCCGTCGCGGGCGCAGGAAATTTGAGAGGATTTGTCCTTAGTACGAGAGGACCGGGATGAACATACCGCTGGTGAACCAGTTGTCTTGCCAAAGGCATCGCTGGGTAGCTAAGTATGGAATAGATAATCGCTGAAAGCATCTAAGTGAGAAACTAACCTCAAGATGAGATTTCCCATACCGCAAGGTAGTAAGACTCCTCTAAGAAGAAGAGGTAGATAGGCTGGGAGTGGAAGTACGGTGACGTATGAAGCGGACCAGTACTAATAAGTCGAGGTCTTAACCGAGACGAGAGCATTGATGGTAGTAGATATTTAGTTTTGAGTGTCTGAGAAGACATGAGTGTGGTGGTGACAGCAAGAAGGGAACACCTGTAACCATATCGAACACAGAAGTTAAGCTTCTTAACGCCGAGAGTAGTTGGTGCGTAAGTGCCTGCGAGGGTAGGAAGCTGCCACACAATTGGAGGTTTAGCTCAGTTGGGAGAGCGTCTGCCTTACAAGCAGAGGGTCACAGGTTCAAGCCCTGTAATCTCCACTTGAGTCGTTATTGACTCTTATTAGTTCCATATGCGGGTGTGGCGGAACTGGCAGACGCGCAAGATTTAGGTTCTTGTGTTGTTTCAACGTGGGGGTTCGAGTCCCTTCACCCGCACTTTTCCCTTAGCCGACTTAGCTCAGCTGGCAGAGCATCTGATTTGTAATCAGGGGGTCGGAGGTTCGAATCCTCTAGTCGGCATTTGCGGAAGTAGTTCAGTGGTAGAACATCACCTTGCCATGGTGGGGGTCGCGGGTTCGAATCCCGTCTTCCGCTTTATGCTTTTGCCGGGGTGGCGGAATAGGTAGACGCACAGGACTTAAAATCCTGCGGTAAGTGATTACCGTACCGGTTCGATTCCGGTCCTCGGCACTTATAGTTAGAAGAAGGAGTGAGCATTTTTGCTCACTTTTTGTTTATGGAGAAAATATTATTAGTAATATTCAAAAGTTGACTAAAGATTTATTAGAACCAATATTATCTAGTTTAAATAGTGAATTGGAAATATATGAGATTTCTTTTCTTAATGAAGGATCTAATCCTACTTTAAGAGTTTTACTTCAAAGTAATCATTTTATTGGGTTGAATGAGCTTGTGGAAGTTAGTGAATTGTTATCTGAAAAGCTTGATAATTATGAGAGTGAATTTCCAGATAATTATAATTTAGATGTTTCATCCGCCGGTATAGAGCGAAACATTAGAAATGATCATGAATTATTTAAAGCAATAGGAGAGAATATAAAAATAAGTTGCTATCGTAAGTTTAGTGGTCATAAAATCCATATTGGAGAGCTGATCTCTTTTAATCAGGATTATGTAGAAATTCAAAATAATGATCCGGAAAATCTAAAGATTCCGCGTGAATATATTTCAAAAATTAATTATATTTTAATTATGTGAAAAGAGGAAAAAATTGTCACAGGAAGTTTTACAAGCACTTAAATTATTAGAAGAAGATAAAGGTGTTAAAAAAGAAGTTATTATTGATGCTTTGGTTCAAGCATTACGAGCAGCTTATAAAAAGCACTACGGGCAGAATCAAAATGTTGATGTAGAATTTGATGAACAAACTGGAGAAGTTCATGTTTATCAAATTAAAGAAGTGGTAGATCAAGTTTTTGATAATCAGTTAGAAGTTTCAATTGAAGATGCTCAAAATATTAACAAAGGTTATGAAGTCGGAGATAAAGTTAATTTTGAAGTAACTCCTAAGAATTTTGGACGACTAGCTGCTCAAAGTGCGAAGCAAGTAATATTTCAAAAAATACGTGAAGAAGAAAGAAGTGCAGTCTTCCAAGAGTATGCAGATTATCAACATGAAGTAATGCAAGGATTTGTGCAGCGAGTTGATAATAAGTTTGTTTACGTTAACTTAGGTAAAATTGAAGGTGTGATCGGAAAATCAGATCAAATCCCTAATGAATCTTATGAAGCTAATAAGCGTTTAAAAGTCTATGTTACAAATGTTGAAAATACTACGAAAGGGCCACGAATTTTACTTTCTCGAACTAGTCCTGAATTAGTTAAGAGGTTGTTTGAACAAGAAGTTCCAGAAATATATAATGGAACAATTGAAATTGTATCAATCGCCAGAGAACCAGGAGATCGGAGTAAAATAGCAGTGCGTTCAAATGATGAAAATGTTCCAGCAGTTGGTACCACAGTTGGTCAAAGAGGACAAAGAGTTCAAAATATAGTCGATGAGTTAAATGGTGAAAATATGGATATTATCGAATGGGAGAAGGATCCAATCGATTTTATCGCTAATGCCTTAAAACCAGCTGATGTTATTGCAGTCCAATTTTCTGAAGAGGATGAAAAAAATTGTTTGGTGATTGTACCTGATGATCAGCTTTCTTTAGCGATTGGTAAAAGAGGACAAAATGCTAGGCTTGCTGCTAAATTAACTAATTATAAGATTGATATTAAGCCAGAATCAGAAGTGGAATTTACAGATGATGACAATAGTGATTCAGAAGAATAAAACATAGGTAAATTTTGATAAAATGAGAAAAGAATCATTGAGAATGGATCTTATTACTAGAAGGATGTTTCCTAAAAAAGAATTAATAAGAATTGTTCGAAATAAGGATTACGAGATTAAAATCGACCCAACAGGGAAAGCAGCAGGACGTGGTGCTTACATTTCTCTTGATCTAAATAATATTGAAGTTGCAAAGAAAAAGAAAGTATTTGATCAAGCTTTTGGAATTAAAGTAAATGATCAATTTTATAAAGAATTATATGAATATATTGAACATAGAATTGCACGTAATGAATTATTCAGGAGTAAAAAATGAGTAAAAAATAAGTGTAGTTAAAAGGGTTGTAGGAGGTAAAAATTTTGGTCAAAATAAGAATTTATGAATTAGCAAAAGAGTTAAATATCCCATCTAAAGAGTTAGTAGATAAGGCTAAATCCTTGGGTATGGACGTAAAAAGCCATATGTCAGTTGTAACAGAGACTGAATCGAATAAAATTAAACAGAATTTTGTAAAAAAAGCAAACGATTCAAAATCTGTTTCTAATAAAAAGGCTGTTAATAAAACACCTAATGATGAGTTGAATAAAAATCATCAAGCTCAAAATAAAAATAAAGGATCACAGGATAGTAAAGCTAAGATCAAAATTAGTGTTAAATCGATCCGTAAACCTAATACATCTCCTCAAAACAATAAAAAAAATAGGGATAATAATTTAAAGAAAAATTTTAAGAATAATCATACTAGCGATAATAAAAATAATAGTTTTAATAAAACACATAAGACTTTTGATGCTAAAGCGCAAGCTGATTCAATAAAGAGACGTCAAAATAAAGAATTATATGAGAAAACGTTTGAAAATAGTTCCAATCCTCAAAAAGAGTTAGACAAAAAAAGAGCGGTTAAGCAAAAAAATATTCATGAAGCTGCAAAAAAAATAGTTGATAACACAAACAATAAAACAAAAATAAAATTGTCGAACACAGATCGTTCGAATGACAGAGAAAATGTTAATTCTTCCAAGTATAGACAGCCAGTAAATAATTCTCATAAAGAATTTACAAAGCCCGATTTAAAGAAAGAAAATCAGGCAGGAGAATTTTGGAAGAAAAGTTCCAATAAAAAGAAAAATACGCAGTCTGAACCGACTTTTAATAAGCGTGCCGGACATAAAAATCATAAACAAAAAATTAAAACTAAAACAAAGGTTGCTGTTACAGTTAGGAAAGAAAGGCCATTGCCAGATATTTTACAATATACAGAAGGTATGAATGCTCAAGATCTAGGTAAAATTTTGCATCGCGAGCCAACAGAAATAGTTAAGAAACTATTTATGCTGGGGGTTATGACAAATCAAAACCAGTCATTAGACGATGATACGATCGAAATTTTGGCTACTGATTATGGAGTTGATGCTCAAAAAATTGTACCTGAAGATATTGGAGATTTAGATAAATATTTTGAGCTTTCAGATGATGATAAAAAGAATTTAAAGAAGAGGCCACCTGTTGTTACAATTATGGGTCACGTAGATCATGGTAAAACAACTCTTCTTGATAGATTAAGGCATACTCATGTTACTGAAGGGGAAGCTGGAGGTATTACTCAACATATTGGGGCATATCAAGTAGATATTAATGGACGTTTAATAACGTTTTTGGATACGCCGGGGCATGAAGCCTTTACTGAAATGAGAGCTCGTGGAGCTGATGTTACTGACTTAATCGTCTTAGTCGTTGCAGCTGATGATGGTGTGATGCCTCAAACTATTGAAGCAATAAATCATGCAAAAGCTGCAAAGGTACCAGTAATAGTTGCAGTAAATAAAATTGATAAACCAGGTGCAAATCCAAATCATGTGATGGAACAGTTAAGCGAATATGAGCTAATTCCTGAAGATTGGGGCGGAAATACTATATTTGTAAATATTTCGGCAAAAACCGGTCAAAATGTCGATGAAGTCCTTGAAATGATCAATTTACAAGCCGATATTCTTGAATTACAAGCAGATCCTAACCGTAAAGCAGTTGGAACAGTAATTGAGGCTAAACTTGATAAAGGACGAGGTCCTGTTGCCACATTACTTGTCCAGCAAGGAACTTTACATGTTGGTGATCCATTAGTTGTTGGTAATACTTTTGGACGAGTAAGAAGTATGACAAATGATCGTGGACGTAGGGTTAAATCGGCAACCCCTTCAACACCAGTTGAAATTACTGGTTTGAATACAGTTCCTGATTCAGCAGATAAGTTTGTTGTATTTGATGATGAAAAAACAAGTCGTCAAGTAGGGGAAGAGCGAGCTAAAAGAGCTGAATTAAATGATCGTCAAAAAGCCCATCATGTAACGATTGATAACCTTTTTGATTCGATGAGTGAAGGTGAGCTCAAAGAAGTTGCTGTAATTATTAAAGCTGATGTTCAAGGGACAGTTGAAGCACTTAGACAAAGTCTTGAAAAAATTGAAGTAAAAGGTGTTAGAGTTAACGTAATTCATTCAGCTGTAGGAGCAATCAATGAAAGTGATGTTAGTTTAGCTGCTGCAGGGAATGCGATTATTATTGGTTTTAATGTTCGTCCAACTTCACAAGCTCAACAAGAAGCTGACTCAGAAAGTGTTGATATTAGACTTCATAA
Proteins encoded in this window:
- the rimP gene encoding ribosome maturation factor RimP, which translates into the protein MTKDLLEPILSSLNSELEIYEISFLNEGSNPTLRVLLQSNHFIGLNELVEVSELLSEKLDNYESEFPDNYNLDVSSAGIERNIRNDHELFKAIGENIKISCYRKFSGHKIHIGELISFNQDYVEIQNNDPENLKIPREYISKINYILIM
- the nusA gene encoding transcription termination factor NusA yields the protein MSQEVLQALKLLEEDKGVKKEVIIDALVQALRAAYKKHYGQNQNVDVEFDEQTGEVHVYQIKEVVDQVFDNQLEVSIEDAQNINKGYEVGDKVNFEVTPKNFGRLAAQSAKQVIFQKIREEERSAVFQEYADYQHEVMQGFVQRVDNKFVYVNLGKIEGVIGKSDQIPNESYEANKRLKVYVTNVENTTKGPRILLSRTSPELVKRLFEQEVPEIYNGTIEIVSIAREPGDRSKIAVRSNDENVPAVGTTVGQRGQRVQNIVDELNGENMDIIEWEKDPIDFIANALKPADVIAVQFSEEDEKNCLVIVPDDQLSLAIGKRGQNARLAAKLTNYKIDIKPESEVEFTDDDNSDSEE
- the rnpM gene encoding RNase P modulator RnpM; the encoded protein is MRKESLRMDLITRRMFPKKELIRIVRNKDYEIKIDPTGKAAGRGAYISLDLNNIEVAKKKKVFDQAFGIKVNDQFYKELYEYIEHRIARNELFRSKK
- the infB gene encoding translation initiation factor IF-2, translated to MVKIRIYELAKELNIPSKELVDKAKSLGMDVKSHMSVVTETESNKIKQNFVKKANDSKSVSNKKAVNKTPNDELNKNHQAQNKNKGSQDSKAKIKISVKSIRKPNTSPQNNKKNRDNNLKKNFKNNHTSDNKNNSFNKTHKTFDAKAQADSIKRRQNKELYEKTFENSSNPQKELDKKRAVKQKNIHEAAKKIVDNTNNKTKIKLSNTDRSNDRENVNSSKYRQPVNNSHKEFTKPDLKKENQAGEFWKKSSNKKKNTQSEPTFNKRAGHKNHKQKIKTKTKVAVTVRKERPLPDILQYTEGMNAQDLGKILHREPTEIVKKLFMLGVMTNQNQSLDDDTIEILATDYGVDAQKIVPEDIGDLDKYFELSDDDKKNLKKRPPVVTIMGHVDHGKTTLLDRLRHTHVTEGEAGGITQHIGAYQVDINGRLITFLDTPGHEAFTEMRARGADVTDLIVLVVAADDGVMPQTIEAINHAKAAKVPVIVAVNKIDKPGANPNHVMEQLSEYELIPEDWGGNTIFVNISAKTGQNVDEVLEMINLQADILELQADPNRKAVGTVIEAKLDKGRGPVATLLVQQGTLHVGDPLVVGNTFGRVRSMTNDRGRRVKSATPSTPVEITGLNTVPDSADKFVVFDDEKTSRQVGEERAKRAELNDRQKAHHVTIDNLFDSMSEGELKEVAVIIKADVQGTVEALRQSLEKIEVKGVRVNVIHSAVGAINESDVSLAAAGNAIIIGFNVRPTSQAQQEADSESVDIRLHNVIYNAIEEIESAMKGMLEPVYQEKVTGNLTVREIFKVSKLGTIAGSFVDQGFIQKDSGVRLIRNGVVIYEGKLSSLKHYKDDVKEVKAGNECGLMIENYNDIKVEDQIEAFIMEEVSAE